The Gammaproteobacteria bacterium genome includes a region encoding these proteins:
- a CDS encoding AAA family ATPase has product MADYFTSDHFKLLNKWKGQKHDSSNPEQVRAYSDLKEAYEVTAAWAREVQKRHFPQGTIDVRKRPTNQGNNFASYNWAKIYPSADAPKELAYTVGISADDGFVVKIDTVGLDEGNAVRKAYLKLRGAYDNTSPFVAKLPAAEGLNKPFAELVGWSVEAIRGFQLRYPEVVAKLGIGQALSDEDVLKHFDGKPAFQIFRASWSPDEKALFCRLARSVHGAGLDWWHATKGVQVRFGRKSPGRERAEGVLGIVRGTRTRTLSSTRDVGTLKKLHRVPLTSDLVASLETALASAGEALDEWLPLENERAGLWPDELRDDPQESGEDTDDESLPADSIVRPPFNRIYYGPPGTGKTYEVGKVLKRDYEQPMNQVSQEEWRNQLIADRVATLTWWEGAAAALYDLGGKAKVGKLFDHPFIRAIAESKGRTQNVTQTLWGTLQHHTVEDSETVKMKLRLGPAVFDKTTDSVWTFAGDWQETCSDLISLVKEYQAGPQAVGRVQRHSFVTFHQSYGYEEFVEGLRPVLDTDSESAEVRYEIRSGVFKDLCRRARLAPDQRFAMVIDEINRGNISKIFGELITLIEPDKRDGAENMVSVTLPYSGDSFSVPSNVDIIGTMNTADRSLALLDTALRRRFDFVGVMPDARDEAGSPLFGLQVTSGAQLVHVPRILAAINQRIEALYDRDHCIGHAYFTALAQVPDGEERLVALSQVFSNRIVPLLEEYFFEDWQKIRLVLADNQKPEAACFVIESQDHEDDLARLFGNDHGLDTYTTKRRYAVQEAAFSRPDAYIGIYQTLSG; this is encoded by the coding sequence ATGGCCGACTATTTCACCAGCGATCATTTCAAGCTGCTCAACAAGTGGAAGGGTCAGAAGCATGACTCTTCCAACCCAGAGCAGGTGCGCGCCTATAGCGATCTCAAGGAAGCCTATGAGGTGACTGCGGCGTGGGCGCGCGAAGTCCAGAAGAGGCATTTTCCTCAAGGTACGATCGACGTCCGTAAGCGACCGACCAATCAAGGCAACAACTTCGCCAGCTATAACTGGGCAAAGATTTATCCGTCTGCGGACGCCCCCAAAGAACTCGCATACACGGTTGGAATCAGCGCAGACGACGGCTTCGTGGTCAAGATCGACACAGTCGGCCTGGATGAGGGCAATGCGGTTCGCAAGGCGTATCTGAAACTCCGCGGCGCTTACGACAATACTTCGCCGTTCGTCGCCAAACTTCCCGCAGCGGAAGGCTTGAACAAGCCATTCGCGGAACTGGTCGGCTGGAGTGTTGAGGCCATTCGGGGATTTCAGCTTCGTTACCCAGAGGTCGTCGCGAAGTTGGGCATTGGGCAGGCCCTTAGCGATGAAGACGTGCTGAAGCACTTTGATGGGAAACCCGCATTCCAGATATTCCGCGCTTCCTGGTCCCCGGACGAAAAGGCTCTGTTCTGCCGTCTTGCCCGATCAGTGCATGGCGCCGGCCTCGACTGGTGGCACGCCACAAAGGGTGTGCAAGTACGATTCGGCCGCAAAAGCCCAGGTAGAGAACGTGCGGAAGGGGTTCTGGGCATCGTCAGAGGCACGCGGACCCGCACACTTTCGTCGACTCGTGATGTGGGGACCTTGAAGAAGTTGCACCGAGTGCCACTGACCAGTGACCTCGTTGCGAGCCTTGAGACGGCGTTGGCCTCCGCCGGGGAGGCGTTGGACGAATGGTTGCCGCTGGAAAACGAGAGAGCTGGCCTCTGGCCGGATGAGCTGCGAGACGACCCTCAGGAATCGGGAGAAGACACGGATGATGAATCGCTGCCCGCGGATTCCATCGTGAGGCCTCCCTTTAACCGCATCTACTACGGTCCTCCCGGCACTGGGAAGACCTACGAGGTCGGCAAAGTCCTGAAGCGCGACTACGAACAGCCGATGAATCAGGTCAGTCAGGAGGAGTGGCGCAATCAACTCATTGCGGATCGCGTCGCCACTCTGACCTGGTGGGAGGGTGCCGCTGCGGCACTTTATGACCTTGGAGGCAAGGCCAAGGTTGGAAAGCTGTTCGATCATCCATTCATTCGTGCGATTGCCGAATCGAAAGGACGCACGCAAAACGTGACGCAGACCTTGTGGGGAACGCTGCAGCATCACACGGTGGAGGATTCAGAAACCGTGAAAATGAAGCTGCGATTGGGGCCGGCGGTATTCGACAAAACGACGGACTCGGTATGGACGTTCGCAGGGGATTGGCAGGAGACATGCTCAGACCTCATCTCACTTGTAAAGGAGTATCAGGCCGGGCCCCAGGCAGTTGGCCGCGTCCAGCGGCATAGCTTTGTGACGTTCCACCAGTCCTATGGCTATGAAGAATTCGTGGAAGGACTGCGTCCGGTTCTGGACACGGACTCTGAATCTGCCGAGGTTCGGTATGAAATCCGCTCTGGCGTATTCAAGGATCTTTGCCGTAGAGCTCGCCTCGCCCCTGACCAGCGCTTTGCGATGGTTATCGATGAGATCAATCGCGGCAACATCAGCAAGATCTTCGGCGAGCTGATTACGTTGATTGAGCCCGATAAGCGCGACGGGGCTGAGAACATGGTGTCGGTGACGCTGCCGTATTCGGGCGATTCCTTCTCGGTTCCTTCCAACGTCGACATCATCGGCACGATGAACACTGCAGATCGATCCCTTGCACTGCTGGACACTGCACTTCGCCGCCGTTTCGACTTCGTAGGCGTTATGCCCGACGCGCGCGACGAAGCAGGTTCTCCTCTATTTGGCTTGCAGGTAACGTCCGGCGCTCAGCTTGTCCACGTGCCCCGGATCTTGGCGGCCATTAATCAGCGGATCGAGGCGCTATACGATCGGGACCACTGCATCGGGCACGCGTACTTCACAGCCCTGGCGCAAGTGCCTGACGGCGAAGAGCGATTAGTCGCGTTGTCGCAGGTGTTCAGCAACCGCATCGTGCCTTTGCTTGAAGAGTATTTCTTCGAAGACTGGCAAAAGATTCGGCTCGTCTTGGCAGACAACCAGAAACCCGAAGCCGCGTGCTTCGTGATTGAAAGCCAGGATCATGAGGATGACTTGGCTCGCTTGTTCGGCAACGATCATGGCCTAGATACTTACACCACAAAACGGCGATATGCGGTGCAGGAAGCTGCGTTCTCCCGTCCGGATGCCTACATCGGCATCTACCAAACGCTGTCGGGTTGA
- a CDS encoding McrC family protein, with protein MNGITIYEFDAVVAATAGNSDFEGVFSIPPHVFRWLEGQCLRASDVGDTAWIRLTQRRGRRALQVTSFVGVVRAPDGYQIEILPKVGKAIGGSVREARKLLIEMLCCLEGFRHIETGSAKLSAARMPLLEIFVREFLRTVQHVVKRGLRSDYSGRRGNLLALRGKLLIAPHLRQNLYRAERFFTEHDDFSIDRPENRLLHAALHRTLQLSTSQASQQLARELGFVFADVPVSEQPRVDFQRIRLDRGMGYYDDALAWARLILNEESPLTGNGGHSAPSLLFPMEAVFEAFVAMHLARQIERPSILKAQARSQHLVLHRDQRWFRLKPDLLIRNAGHDLLVLDTKWKLLDELKSNGTEKYGLAQGDFYQLQAYGQSYLSGKGDVILIYPKTASFQFPLPVFEFPKSAGLRLWVLPFCLETRRLSVPLREPFASMFRSKGASAINASVPVAAGSIP; from the coding sequence ATGAACGGCATCACGATCTACGAGTTCGACGCTGTGGTCGCGGCGACGGCTGGAAATTCGGATTTCGAAGGTGTGTTTTCTATCCCGCCTCATGTCTTTCGATGGTTAGAAGGCCAGTGCCTGCGCGCCTCTGACGTCGGTGATACTGCTTGGATACGTCTGACCCAACGCCGCGGTCGGCGCGCGCTCCAGGTCACCAGTTTCGTCGGCGTTGTTCGCGCCCCAGACGGATATCAGATCGAGATTTTGCCCAAAGTCGGCAAGGCGATCGGCGGGAGTGTCAGGGAGGCACGCAAGCTACTCATTGAAATGCTCTGCTGCCTGGAAGGCTTCCGCCATATCGAGACAGGTAGTGCGAAGCTCTCGGCAGCACGTATGCCTTTGCTCGAGATCTTCGTCAGAGAATTTCTTCGAACGGTACAGCACGTCGTCAAGCGGGGCCTTCGCAGTGACTACAGCGGTCGTCGAGGCAATCTGCTCGCGCTACGGGGGAAACTGCTGATCGCGCCGCACCTCCGCCAGAATCTCTACAGGGCCGAGCGCTTCTTTACCGAGCACGACGACTTTTCAATCGACCGGCCGGAAAATCGGCTCCTGCACGCCGCGCTTCACCGGACATTACAGCTGTCGACCTCCCAAGCCAGCCAGCAGCTCGCACGTGAGCTGGGGTTCGTGTTTGCCGATGTCCCTGTATCCGAGCAACCCCGAGTCGATTTTCAACGGATTCGACTTGATCGAGGGATGGGGTACTACGACGACGCGCTGGCATGGGCCAGACTAATCCTGAATGAGGAATCCCCATTGACGGGGAATGGCGGGCACAGCGCTCCGTCGCTCTTGTTTCCGATGGAGGCGGTATTTGAGGCTTTCGTTGCGATGCATCTAGCACGACAAATAGAGCGGCCTTCAATACTTAAAGCGCAGGCCCGCAGCCAACACCTGGTTTTGCATCGGGATCAGCGCTGGTTCCGGCTAAAGCCAGACCTGCTCATTCGCAATGCCGGGCATGATCTCTTGGTTCTTGATACCAAGTGGAAGTTGCTCGATGAGCTGAAATCCAATGGCACCGAAAAATACGGCCTCGCGCAAGGAGATTTCTACCAGTTGCAGGCCTACGGACAGAGTTACCTAAGCGGCAAGGGGGACGTGATCCTGATCTACCCGAAGACCGCGTCCTTCCAGTTCCCGCTGCCCGTGTTCGAGTTTCCCAAGTCAGCGGGTCTCAGGCTATGGGTCCTGCCGTTCTGCCTCGAAACTCGTCGGCTCTCCGTCCCTCTGCGCGAGCCGTTTGCATCGATGTTTCGCTCCAAGGGCGCCAGTGCGATCAATGCGTCCGTACCTGTAGCGGCGGGGAGCATTCCCTGA
- a CDS encoding HNH endonuclease → MIPSILKLDTGGLPVAWITWKTAVTLYARHRVCWETGQERFVIRGGLNSATGERSQFEIGSIIAVADRSKRFTHGVPLLTNRTLFQRDRNLCLYCGKQYSTSQLTRDHIHPVSRGGLTVWENCVTACRHCNQRKDDRTPEEANMKLLAVPYIPNLAEYLILSNRRILADQMDFLQAFSRKMEACQPSIRTDIAKSLRH, encoded by the coding sequence ATGATCCCGTCAATCCTCAAACTGGACACGGGCGGACTGCCGGTAGCCTGGATCACCTGGAAAACGGCGGTCACGCTCTACGCTCGACACCGCGTCTGTTGGGAGACGGGGCAGGAGCGTTTTGTCATTCGCGGCGGCCTCAACTCCGCGACGGGCGAGCGTTCGCAATTCGAAATCGGCTCCATCATCGCCGTCGCCGACCGTTCCAAGCGCTTCACACACGGCGTGCCCCTGCTGACCAATCGCACGCTGTTCCAGCGCGACCGCAACCTGTGCCTGTATTGCGGCAAGCAGTATTCCACCTCGCAACTCACGCGCGATCATATCCATCCCGTGTCGCGCGGCGGACTCACCGTCTGGGAAAACTGCGTCACCGCCTGCCGCCACTGCAACCAGCGCAAGGACGACCGCACCCCCGAGGAAGCCAACATGAAACTGTTGGCGGTGCCGTACATCCCGAACCTCGCCGAATACCTGATCCTGTCGAACCGCCGCATCCTGGCCGATCAGATGGACTTCCTGCAGGCGTTTTCGCGCAAAATGGAAGCCTGTCAGCCGTCAATTAGGACCGACATTGCTAAATCCCTGCGTCATTGA
- a CDS encoding TetR/AcrR family transcriptional regulator yields MSKVGPHNKKPQGRRPGRPRLRDQAAPITEIILDLALQEFGHHGFEGTNIADIAERAGVAKPLVHYHFETKEKLWQAAVGHAMEKLAREFRNLNFELKDLDPVAALSVVIRRYTYFCARNYAATNIVIQEVARGTDRAAWLSETYLKPMYLTAESFLQAAASQGSLREMNPAHFLSMVSGAINGFFAFSGLISEMYEFDALSEESASEHAEMVVDVLLNGLRVKTT; encoded by the coding sequence ATGTCGAAAGTGGGACCACACAACAAGAAGCCCCAGGGGCGTCGCCCTGGAAGGCCGCGCCTGCGCGACCAGGCGGCGCCGATCACCGAGATCATCCTCGATCTGGCCTTGCAGGAGTTTGGGCATCACGGATTCGAAGGCACCAACATTGCCGATATCGCCGAGCGTGCGGGTGTCGCCAAGCCCTTGGTGCACTATCACTTCGAGACCAAGGAAAAGCTCTGGCAGGCGGCGGTCGGTCACGCCATGGAGAAGCTGGCGCGCGAATTCCGCAACCTCAATTTCGAATTGAAGGACCTCGACCCGGTGGCCGCGCTGTCCGTGGTGATCCGCAGATATACCTACTTCTGCGCGCGCAACTACGCGGCCACCAACATCGTGATTCAGGAGGTCGCCCGTGGCACCGACCGGGCCGCCTGGCTTTCGGAAACCTATCTCAAGCCGATGTACCTGACTGCGGAGTCGTTCCTGCAGGCGGCGGCTTCTCAGGGCAGTTTGCGCGAAATGAACCCGGCACATTTTCTGTCCATGGTCAGCGGTGCGATCAATGGCTTCTTCGCGTTTTCCGGCCTGATATCGGAGATGTACGAGTTCGATGCCCTGAGCGAGGAATCGGCGAGCGAACATGCCGAAATGGTCGTCGATGTGCTGCTCAATGGCCTGCGCGTGAAA